From Pleuronectes platessa chromosome 17, fPlePla1.1, whole genome shotgun sequence, one genomic window encodes:
- the myh6 gene encoding myosin-6 encodes MGDALMAEFGKAAPFLRKSDKERLEAQTRRFDIKTECFVVDDKVEYVKGQIQSKDGGMVTVKKADGTTVTVKESDVHPQNPPKFDKIEDMAMFTFLHEPAVLFNLKERYAAWMIYTYSGLFCVTVNPYKMLPVYDSEVVAAYRGKKRTEAPPHIFSISDNAYQYMLTDRENQSVLITGESGAGKTVNTKRVIQYFASIAAVGGGGKRDTSKGTLEDQIIQANPALEAFGNAKTLRNDNSSRFGKFIRIHFGTSGKLSSADIETYLLEKSRITFQLKAERNYHIFYQILSNQKPELLDMLLITNNPYDYSYISQGEVTVASINDSEELMATDSAFDVLGFTPEEKMGVYKLTGAIMHYGNMKFKQKQREEQGEPDGTEAADKSTYLMGLNSADLIKGLCHPRVKVGNEYVTKGQSVDQVYYAIGALAKSVYEKMFNWMVVRINQSLATKQHRQYFIGVLDIAGFEIFDLNTFEQLCINYTNEKLQQFFNHHMFVLEQEEYKKEGIDWEFIDFGMDLQACIDLIEKPLGILSILEEECMFPKASDQTFKSKLYDNHLGKNKMFEKPKAAKGKAEAHFALVHYAGTVDYNIGGWLVKNKDPLNETVVGLYQKSSLKLLSVLFSSYSGNDGGDKGSGKGAKKKGSSFQTVSALHRENLNKLMNNLKTTHPHFVRCLIPNDQKTPGVMDNCLVMHQLRCNGVLEGIRICRKGFPNRVHYGDFKQRYRILNASAIPEGQFIDCKKSAEKLLGSLDIDHTQYRFGHTKVFFKAGLLGTLEEMRDEQLSRIITRIQANARALLMRAQFAKLVERRDALMVVQWNLRSFLGVKNWPWMKLFFKIKPLLKSAESEKEMANMKDEFNKLKEALEKSEARRKEIEEKMVSLLQDKNDLTLQIQSEQDTLTDAEERCEQLIKSKIQLEAKLKELTERLEDEEELNADLTAKKRKLEDECSELKKDIDDLELTLAKVEKEKHATENKVKNLTEEMASQDETVMKLTKEKKALQEAHQQTLDDLQSEEDKSNSLNKAKAKLEQQVDDLEGSLEQEKKVRMDLERSKRKFEGDLKLTQEGLMDLENDKQQLEEKLKKKDFEVVQINSRLEDEQVASVQLQKKLKENQARIEELEEELDAERAARAKVEKQRSELSRELEDISERLEEAGGATSAQVELSKKRDAEFQKLRRELEESTLHHEATAATLRKKHADSVAELGEQIDNLQRVKQKLEKEKSELKLELDDLSSNMESVVKAKSNIEKICRTMEDNMNEYKSKYEEAQRSVNDLNSQRAKLLTENGEFGRQLEEKECLISQLTRGKNSYNQQVEDLRRQLEEEIKAKNALAHAVQSARHDCDLLREQFEEEQEAKAELQRALSKSNTEVSAWRTKYETDGIQKTEELEEAKKKLVQRLQEAEEAIEAVNAKCSSLEKTKHRLQNEIEDLMLDLERSNAASAALDKKQRAFDKVLSEWKQKFEESQCELEASQKEARSLSTELFKLRNAYEECLDQLETMKRENKNLQEEISDLTDQLGEGGRSAHELEKIRKQLEQEKAELQSALEEAEGSLEHEESKILRAQLEFNQVKAEMERKVAEKDEEMEQAKRNYQRMLESLQSSLESETRSRNEALRVKKKMEGDLNEMEIQLCQANRQAAEAQKQLKSLQAFLKDTQLQLDDTQHGNDELRENIALLERRNNLIQAELDELRAALEQTERSRKLAEQELTDTSERMQLLHSQNTSLINQKKKHETDLLNLQNEIEEAIQENRNAEEKAKKAITDAAMMAEELKKEQDTSAHLERMKKNMEQTIKDLQHRLDEAEQIAMKGGKKQLQKLEARIKELENELEAEQRRGIESIKGVRKYERRNKELTYKTEEDRKNMARLQDLVDKLQLKVKSYKHAAEEAEEAANTNMAKLRKLQHELDEAEERADIADSQVNKLRAKTRDGSSKKGLDE; translated from the coding sequence ATGGGTGACGCTCTGATGGCTGAGTTCGGGAAGGCGGCTCCTTTCCTAAGAAAGTCAGACAAAGAGCGTCTGGAAGCTCAGACCAGACGTTTTGACATCAAGACCGAATGTTTTGTAGTGGACGATAAAGTTGAATATGTGAAGGGACAAATCCAGAGCAAAGACGGAGGGATGGTGACTGTCAAGAAGGCTGATGGAACAACTGTCACTGTGAAGGAGTCTGATGTTCACCCCCAGAACCCGCCAAAATTTGATAAAATTGAAGACATGGCAATGTTCACTTTCCTCCATGAGCCCGCTGTGCTGTTCAACCTCAAAGAGCGTTACGCAGCGTGGATGATCTACACCTACTCCGGGCTCTTCTGCGTCACCGTCAACCCCTACAAGATGCTTCCTGTCTACGACTCGGAGGTGGTGGCTGCCTACAGGGGAAAGAAGAGAACCGAGGCCCCCCCTCACATATTCTCAATCTCTGATAACGCCTACCAGTACATGCTGACTGACAGAGAGAACCAGTCTGTTCTCATCACCGGAGAATCCGGAGCAGGAAAGACGGTGAACACTAAAAGAGTCATCCAGTACTTTGCCAGCATCGCAGCCGTCGGTGGTGGAGGCAAAAGGGACACCAGCAAGGGAACACTGGAGGACCAGATCATCCAGGCCAATCCTGCACTGGAGGCCTTTGGAAACGCCAAAACGCTGAGAAACGACAACTCGTCTCGTTTTGGAAAATTCATTCGAATTCACTTTGGTACGAGCGGCAAACTGTCATCTGCCGACATCGAGACGTACCTGCTGGAGAAGTCACGCATCACTTTTCAGCTTAAGGCTGAGAGGAACTATCACATTTTTTACCAGATCCTGTCCAATCAGAAGCCTGAGCTGCTGGACATGCTGCTGATCACCAACAACCCGTATGACTACTCCTACATCTCCCAAGGCGAGGTAACCGTAGCCTCCATCAATGACTCGGAGGAGCTGATGGCCACCGACAGTGCCTTCGATGTGCTCGGCTTCACTCCAGAAGAGAAGATGGGTGTCTATAAACTTACTGGTGCCATCATGCACTACGGCAACATGAAGTTCAAACAGAAGCAGCGTGAGGAGCAGGGTGAACCTGACGGGACGGAGGCTGCTGATAAATCAACCTACCTGATGGGGCTGAACTCTGCCGACCTCATCAAAGGCCTGTGTCATCCCAGGGTCAAGGTAGGAAATGAATATGTCACCAAAGGCCAAAGTGTGGACCAAGTCTACTACGCCATCGGTGCTCTGGCCAAGTCAGTGTATGAAAAGATGTTTAACTGGATGGTGGTGAGAATTAACCAATCCCTGGCCACCAAACAGCACCGTCAGTACTTCATAGGAGTGCTGGACATAGCTGGATTTGAGATCTTTGATTTAAACACCTTTGAGCAGCTGTGCATCAACTACACTAACGAGAAACTGCAACAGTTTTTCAACCATCACATGTTTGTGCTGGAGCAAGAGGAGTACAAGAAGGAAGGGATTGATTGGGAGTTCATTGACTTTGGGATGGACTTACAAGCTTGTATCGACCTAATTGAGAAGCCGCTTGGGATCCTGTCCATTCTGGAGGAAGAATGCATGTTTCCCAAAGCCAGTGACCAGACTTTCAAGTCCAAGCTCTACGATAATCATCTGGGCAAGAACAAGATGTTTGAGAAGCCGAAGGCAGCAAAGGGGAAAGCAGAGGCTCATTTCGCCCTGGTTCACTATGCTGGCACTGTGGACTATAACATTGGTGGTTGGCTGGTCAAAAACAAAGATCCCCTGAATGAAACCGTGGTCGGTCTTTACCAGAAATCTTCTCTGAAGCTCCTCAGTGTGTTGTTTTCAAGTTATTCAGGGAATGATGGTGGAGACAAGGGAAGTGGAAAAGGAGCCAAAAAGAAAGGCTCCTCATTCCAGACGGTGTCTGCACTTCACAGAGAAAACCTGAATAAACTAATGAACAACCTGAAGACCACACATCCTCACTTTGTCCGATGTCTAATTCCTAATGATCAGAAAACCCCAGGAGTCATGGACAACTGCCTGGTGATGCACCAGCTGCGCTGTAACGGTGTCCTAGAAGGTATCAGAATCTGCAGGAAGGGTTTCCCAAACAGGGTGCATTATGGCGACTTCAAACAGCGGTACAGGATCCTTAATGCCTCTGCCATTCCTGAGGGTCAATTCATCGACTGTAAGAAAAGTGCTGAGAAGTTGCTGGGATCACTTGACATTGACCACACTCAGTACAGGTTTGGCCACACAAAGGTTTTCTTTAAAGCTGGCTTGCTGGGAACTCTGGAGGAAATGCGAGATGAGCAACTCTCTCGGATCATCACCAGGATCCAGGCTAATGCCCGGGCCCTCCTCATGAGGGCACAGTTTGCTAAACTAGTGGAACGTAGGGATGCTCTGATGGTCGTCCAGTGGAACCTTCGCTCTTTCCTTGGTGTAAAGAATTGGCCCTGGATGAAGCTGTTCTTCAAGATAAAACCTTTGCTAAAGAGCGCTGAATCCGAGAAAGAGATGGCCAACATGAAAGACGAGTTCAACAAGCTAAAAGAAGCGCTGGAGAAATCCGAAGCAAGACGAAAGGAAATAGAGGAGAAAATGGTGTCTCTTCTCCAAGATAAGAATGATCTGACTCTGCAAATCCAGTCTGAACAGGATACTCTGACAGACGCTGAAGAACGCTGTGAACAGCTTATCAAGAGCAAGATTCAACTGGAGGccaagctgaaggagctgacaGAAAGActagaagatgaagaggagctgAATGCAGACCTCACAGCAAAGAAACGCAAACTTGAGGATGAATGCTCCGAGTTGAAGAAAGATATCGATGACCTGGAGCTGACTCTGGCCAAAgttgagaaagagaaacacgCTACAGAGAATAAGGTGAAAAACCTAACGGAGGAAATGGCTTCCCAGGATGAGACCGTCATGAAACTGACCAAAGAGAAGAAGGCACTGCAGGAGGCTCACCAGCAGACACTGGATGACCTTCAGAGTGAAGAGGACAAATCCAACAGTCTGAACAAAGCTAAAGCTAAGCTGGAGCAACAGGTAGATGATTTGGAGGGCTCGCTGGAGCAAGAGAAGAAAGTCAGGATGGACCTTGAGCGTTCAAAGAGGAAGTTCGAAGGAGACCTGAAACTGACCCAGGAGGGTTTGATGGACTTGGAGAATGATAAACAACAGCTGGAAGAAAAGCTCAAGAAAAAAGACTTTGAAGTTGTCCAAATTAATTCAAGACTAGAAGACGAACAGGTGGCTTCAGTTCAGCTCCAGAAGAAGCTGAAAGAAAACCAGGCGAGAATTGAGGAGCTGGAAGAGGAGCTGGATGCTGAGCGTGCAGCCCGGGCCAAAGTCGAGAAGCAGCGCTCCGAACTTTCCCGCGAGCTGGAGGACATCAGTGAACGCCTGGAAGAAGCAGGTGGAGCAACATCGGCTCAGGTGGAGCTGAGCAAGAAAAGAGATGCTGAATTTCAGAAGCTGCGAAGGGAACTGGAAGAATCCACCCTCCACCATGAGGCAACTGCTGCCACCCTGAGGAAGAAACATGCAGACAGTGTCGCTGAACTGGGTGAGCAGATTGACAACCTGCAGCGAGTGAagcagaagctggaaaaagaaaagagtgagCTCAAACTGGAGCTGGATGACTTGTCTTCTAACATGGAGAGTGTTGTGAAGGCCAAGTCAAACATTGAGAAGATCTGTCGTACGATGGAAGACAACATGAATGAATACAAGAGTAAATATGAGGAAGCTCAACGAAGTGTCAATGACTTGAACTCACAGAGGGCCAAGCTGCTCACGGAGAATGGGGAATTTGGACGccagctggaggagaaggagtgTCTGATATCACAGCTCACTAGAGGGAAGAATTCATACAACCAGCAGGTAGAAGATCTACGCAGACAGCTAGAAGAGGAGATCAAGGCAAAGAATGCCCTTGCCCATGCTGTGCAGTCTGCTCGTCATGACTGTGATCTGCTCCGAGAACAGTTTGAAGAAGAGCAGGAAGCAAaggctgagctgcagagagctCTGTCAAAATCGAACACAGAGGTCTCAGCATGGAGGACAAAATATGAAACTGATGGAATTCAGAAAACAGAAGAGCTGGAAGAAGCCAAAAAGAAGCTTGTTCAGAGactgcaggaagcagaggaggccaTTGAGGCAGTGAACGCAAAGTGTTCATCTCTTGAGAAGACCAAACATCGCCTCCAAAATGAGATCGAAGACCTAATGCTGGACCTCGAGAGATCCAATGCAGCGTCTGCAGCACTGGACAAGAAGCAAAGAGCCTTTGACAAAGTCTTGTCAGAGTGGAAACAGAAATTTGAGGAGTCACAGTGTGAGCTGGAGGCCTCTCAGAAGGAGGCTCGGTCTCTGAGTACTGAACTCTTCAAACTGAGAAATGCCTATGAAGAGTGTCTTGATCAACTCGAGacaatgaagagagagaacaaaaacCTCCAGGAGGAGATCTCGGACCTCACTGACCAGCTTGGAGAGGGTGGCAGAAGTGCCCATGAACTGGAGAAGATCCGGAAGCAGCTTGAACAAGAAAAGGCTGAGCTCCAGTCGGCACTGGAGGAGGCAGAAGGTTCGCTGGAGCATGAAGAGAGCAAGATCCTGAGAGCTCAACTTGAATTCAACCAGGTGAAGGCCGAGATGGAGCGGAAAGTGGCTGAGAAAGACGAGGAAATGGAGCAGGCCAAGAGAAACTACCAACGCATGCTTGAGTCACTTCAGTCCTCTCTGGAATCTGAGACCAGGAGCCGCAATGAGGCCCTGAGAGTCAAGAAGAAGATGGAAGGTGATCTAAACGAGATGGAGATTCAGCTCTGCCAAGCTAACAGGCAGGCAGCTGAGGCCCAAAAACAGCTCAAGAGCCTCCAGGCCTTCCTGAAGGACACTCAACTGCAGCTGGATGATACACAGCATGGCAACGATGAGCTGAGAGAGAACATCGCTCTCCTTGAACGACGAAACAACCTGATCCAGGCTGAGCTTGACGAACTGAGGGCTGCTCTCGAGCAGACGGAAAGAAGTCGGAAACTTGCTGAACAGGAGCTCACTGACACAAGTGAGCGAATGCAACTTCTACACTCCCAGAACACTAGCCTGATCAACCAGAAGAAGAAGCATGAAACAGATCTCCTCAACCTGCAGAATGAGATTGAGGAGGCCATACAGGAGAATCGCAATGCTGAGGAGAAGGCAAAGAAGGCCATCACAGATGCAGCTATGATGGCTGAGGAGCTCAAGAAGGAGCAGGACACCAGCGCCCATCTGGAGCGCATGAAGAAGAACATGGAGCAGACCATCAAAGACCTGCAGCACCGTCTGGACGAGGCCGAGCAAATTGCCATGAAGGGCGGCAAGAAGCAGCTCCAGAAACTGGAGGCTCGCATCAAAGAGCTGGAGAACGAGCTAGAGGCTGAGCAGAGGAGGGGAATCGAATCGATCAAAGGGGTTCGCAAGTACGAACGCCGCAACAAGGAGCTCACCTACAAGACTGAGGAAGACCGCAAGAACATGGCTCGCCTCCAGGACCTGGTGGACAAACTACAGCTGAAGGTCAAGTCCTACAAACACGcagctgaggaggctgaggaggcggCAAACACCAACATGGCCAAACTCCGCAAACTGCAGCACGAATTGGACGAGGCGGAGGAGAGAGCCGACATTGCCGACTCACAGGTGAACAAGTTGAGGGCAAAGACCAGGGATGGATCCTCCAAGAAGGGCCTGGATGAGTGA
- the zbtb1 gene encoding zinc finger and BTB domain-containing protein 1, whose protein sequence is MARPSHSDHVLQQLNNQREWGFLCDCLIAIGDIYFRAHKAVLAACSSYFRMMFIRDQQGTGRLDLSNMQISAECFDLILQLMYLGRIVVGSYEFDELKSSMAYLQMYYIPDSLEDLRDIRSSNLTPSSSGSSSSSSSSSTGPASGKMMFGVRMYEKQRPAAPEVEHLPKPVSSSAGRPAVPATITRPVVAEEVVNTPLIVAPPAVDGAVEQPCDLRKRSSGRGSSLKDRPRFGRTYTCDDCGFVFSCEKLLIEHILTCTNRKAYHPPRGNAEGDNESNKAESSASESIEEHRVHCKGEDEWPEAKDNSDLPIRSVAAGTDGEPRSTRSISIKTEPEEILFPEIEVVRVGEQAKRDCSTRFNDVTNKDTLREKTGSDRDPEPNVSGLENSSEPFEVHMSSCDDSGIPVKLRKVKDEKQDADAPCELCGTLLTEEDQSAHYLSNHMGHICACGRCGQVLIKGRQLQEHAERCGESQGGESDSHGEDEASLLEEPQGMEEGLLEAADLACPHCGLLFQNESVALEHALSCHDQELFRPVLMEEGAEPDHRRKHFCSICGKGFYQRCHLREHYTVHTKEKQFTCQTCGKQFLRERQLRLHTDMHKGMARYVCPVCDQGTFLKHDHVRHMISHLSAGETICQVCFQIFPGGEQLEKHMDVHLYICGVCGEKFRLRKDMRSHYNSKHTKRL, encoded by the coding sequence ATGGCGAGGCCGAGCCACAGCGACCACGTCCTCCAGCAGCTCAACAACCAGCGGGAGTGGGGCTTCCTGTGCGACTGCCTCATCGCCATCGGTGACATTTACTTCAGGGCACACAAGGCCGTCCTGGCGGCCTGCAGCTCCTACTTCAGGATGATGTTTATCCGGGACCAGCAGGGGACGGGCCGACTGGACCTCAGCAACATGCAGATCAGCGCTGAGTGCTTCGACCTCATCCTGCAGCTCATGTACCTCGGACGCATCGTCGTGGGGAGCTACGAGTTCGATGAGCTCAAGTCGTCCATGGCGTACCTGCAGATGTACTACATCCCTGACTCACTGGAGGATCTCAGGGACATCAGGAGCTCCAACCTCACCCCatcctcctctggctcctcctcctcttcgtccagCTCCTCTACCGGCCCCGCGAGTGGGAAAATGATGTTTGGAGTCCGCATGTATGAGAAGCAGAGGCCTGCGGCACCAGAAGTGGAGCACTTACCGAAACCCGTTAGCAGCAGCGCCGGACGTCCGGCTGTTCCGGCCACCATCACCAGGCCAGTGGTGGCGGAGGAGGTGGTGAACACTCCTCTGATCGTGGCACCCCCAGCTGTGGACGGAGCCGTTGAGCAACCATGTGACTTGAGAAAGAGGTCCAGCGGCAGAGGTTCATCTCTCAAAGACCGTCCTCGGTTCGGCCGCACCTACACCTGCGATGACTGCGGCTTCGTCTTCAGCTGTGAGAAGCTTTTAATCGAGCACATTCTTACCTGCACCAACCGGAAGGCCTATCATCCTCCAAGAGGTAACGCAGAGGGAGACAATGAATCAAATAAAGCTGAAAGCTCTGCATCTGAGAGCATTGAGGAACACAGGGTTCACTGTAAAGGTGAGGATGAGTGGCCAGAGGCCAAGGACAACTCTGACCTCCCCATCAGGTCGGTGGCAGCTGGGACAGATGGCGAGCCCAGGTCGACCCGGAGCATCTCCATCAAGACAGAACCAGAAGAAATCCTGTTCCCTGAAATAGAAGTGGTCCGAGTCGGCGAGCAGGCCAAAAGAGATTGTAGCACAAGGTTTAATGACGTAACAAATAAAGACACGTTGAGGGAGAAAACGGGTTCGGACCGGGACCCTGAGCCCAACGTCTCAGGCCTGGAGAACAGCAGCGAGCCTTTTGAAGTCCACATGTCCAGCTGTGACGACTCGGGGATTCCTGTGAAACTTCGTAAAGTCAAAGACGAGAAGCAAGACGCCGACGCCCCCTGTGAGCTCTGTGGCACTCTACTAACAGAGGAGGACCAGTCGGCCCACTACCTGTCCAACCACATGGGCCACATATGTGCCTGTGGACGCTGTGGTCAGGTGTTGATCAAAGGTCGGCAGCTTCAAGAGCATGCGGAGCGCTGTGGAGAATCCCAAGGTGGAGAGTCCGACTCCCACGGGGAGGACGAGGCATCGCTGCTGGAGGAGCCGCAGGGGATGGAGGAGGGCCTGCTGGAGGCCGCCGACCTGGCCTGCCCTCACTGCGGTCTACTCTTCCAGAATGAGAGTGTGGCGCTGGAGCACGCCTTGTCCTGCCACGACCAGGAGCTGTTCCGCCCGGTGCTGATGGAGGAGGGGGCCGAACCAGATCACCGCCGCAAACACTTCTGCAGCATTTGCGGCAAAGGCTTCTACCAGCGCTGCCACCTGCGGGAGCACTACACCGTCCACACCAAGGAGAAGCAGTTCACCTGCCAGACCTGTGGGAAGCAGTTCCTGCGGGAGCGCCAGCTCCgactacacacagacatgcacaaagGCATGGCGCGCTACGTGTGCCCGGTGTGCGACCAGGGAACCTTCCTCAAACACGACCACGTCCGACACATGATCTCCCACCTGTCCGCAGGAGAAACCATCTGTCAAGTTTGTTTCCAGATCTTCCCTGGTGGAGAGCAGCTGGAAAAACACATGGACGTCCACCTGTACATCTGCGGTGTCTGTGGCGAGAAGTTCCGCCTCCGTAAAGACATGAGGAGCCACTATAACTCCAAACATACCAAGAGACTATAG
- the bub1ba gene encoding mitotic checkpoint serine/threonine-protein kinase BUB1 beta, whose translation MAELHVNTQSAQSGAGPEEEGGARQVSEYCKDQLTRGREELSVEELRAERYFLLRQRSVEERLKSLTEMKQQLSHELQEKRKLLLLRESQQQVLHAAASPPSAVSSVLIYDESTAARPAGNSELLDEFFLQPDDTGLSLKIRVPRPDFPGGTTGDLPILVDPHHSSVPQEPGSYTTNKLSPIQETSVGAVAWSLLEDQRQDKNQNQDQNQDQNQEEVEPDHAMRGGAVDACDPEARQQLLDICDVTSSPGFHCESRPLPPVNSCLQLGGDLYHIYCRVVDEEMFSIYNGATNDDNVLVKVGRCRVPWDFHQFRRLKENSSVDSLPQISCFLFLDGCITVYTCPPDHMFTELTECEDSVVCKSLLLLQLVSELHSRHLLHAALRPSILVASYRGLNLERVFPVDWSSSVDLDMQQDVTSVQQLSSAHSYIRVGLLEPTAPPQLVDLLGVAETVHLLLTSSRMVLVKDDDGWTAERFSQDESCDMCPGTWTTWSRFFRSLLNASGRCSMSVLSDVTEQLSLLLK comes from the exons ATGGCAGAATTGCACGTGAACACACA GAGCGCTCAGAGTGGGGCGGGGCCCGAGGAGGAGGGCGGGGCCAGACAGGTCAGTGAGTACTGTAAAGATCAGCTGacgagaggacgagaggagCTGAGTGTCGAGGAGCTGAGAGCAGAACGCTACTTCCTGTTGAGGCAGAGGAGCGTGGAGG agAGACTGAaaagtctgacagagatgaagcagcagctgagtcATGAGCTCCAGGAGAAGAGGAAACTTTTACTGTTGAGAGAATCACAACAA CAGGTGCTTCATGCAGCCGCCTCTCCACCTTCAGCTGTTTCCTCCGTCCTGATATACGATGAGTCCACTGCTGCAAGGCCTGCTGG AAACTCTGAACTACTCGACGAATTCTTCCTCCAGCCTGACGACACAGGACTGAGTCTGAAGATCCGGGTCCCAAGACCAG ATTTTCCTGGAGGGACGACCGGAGACCTCCCGATTCTGGTGGACCCCCATCACTCCTCCGTCCCTCAAGAACCAGGCTCCTATACCACAAACAAGCTGAGTCCCATACAGGAGACCAGTGTGGGGGCTGTAGCCTGGAGTCTACTGGAAGACCAGAGGCAGGACAAGAACCAGAACCAAGACCAGAACCAGGACCAGaaccaggaggaggtggaaccTG ACCATGCTATGCGGGGGGGTGCTGTGGATGCCTGTGACCCAGAGGCTCGGCAGCAGCTGTTGGACatctgtgatgtcacttcctctcCTGGTTTTCATTGCGAGTCTCGGCCCCTCCCTCCTGTGAACAGCTGTCTGCAGCTGG GAGGCGACCTGTATCACATCTACTGCAGAGTAGTAGATGAAGAAATGTTCTCCATTTATAACGGAGCCACGAATGACGACAACGTTCTCGTTAAG GTGGGTCGTTGTCGTGTTCCGTGGGATTTTCATCAGTTTCGTCGTCTGAAGGAAAACTCGTCGGTGGACAGCCTCCCTCAGATCAGCTGTTTCCTGTTCCTGGACGGCTGCATCACGGTCTACACCTGTCCACCTGACCACATGTTCACC gagctGACGGAGTGTGAGGACTCGGTGGTTTGTAAatctctgctcctgctgcagttgGTGTCGGAGCTTCACTCTCGCCACTTGCTTCATGCGGCGCTGCGGCCGAGCATCCTCGTCGCCTCCTATCG AGGTCTGAACCTGGAGCGGGTCTTCCCGGTGGACTGGTCTTCATCCGTGGACCTGGACATGCAGCAGGACGTCACCTCGGTGCAGCAGCTGTCCTCAGCTCACTCTTACATCAGAGTCGGTCTCCTGGAGCCGACGGCGCCGCCACAGCTG GTCGACCTGTTGGGCGTAGCTGAGAccgtccacctcctcctgacCAGCAGCAGGATGGTCCTGGTGAAAGACGACGACGGCTGGACGGCCGAGCGGTTCAGCCAAGACGAGTCCTG CGACATGTGTCCGGGGACGTGGACGACGTGGAGCAGGTTTTTCCGGTCGCTGCTGAACGCCAGCGGTCGCTGTTCGATGTCCGTCCTGTCGGACGTGACGGAGCAGCTGTCGCTTCTTTTAAAGTAA
- the zbtb25 gene encoding zinc finger and BTB domain-containing protein 25, whose translation MEVSHSLFLLQQLNVQREFGFLCDCTVAIGNVYFKAHRAVLAAFSNYFKMIFIHQSSECIKIQPTDIQPDVFSYLLHIMYTGMCPKQPVDQSRLQDGIKFLHAYQLCRKPDEGAVDATTDVVRMSNLYGIQISSQLANKDVPKTTTVSRGAPEDGRSSFRGTRSHSQLSLTVGLEGVPSDRQASALRNVCSVASGDDSDISSRIKQERVEEQEGQDGEGEEGAGPGFLSPGQGSSPSLLFKDRPLVLLCPSCGERCLSPEGLREHLFSHALEPSHLMEGLSHRRQLNTSVEERPRGGQEQLEAGCLEEALRQSQALANQLAAELRRSRGGGGGSSPTPAALHSRKRKITCAVCSLRFSHKSQLQEHMYTHTGKPSRYHRYNRLCSQLFQASAHFCEGAAEPGGGGGAPPAAAAPEEANRDTQDNGSSCYSLDSEISQESVDGVPVE comes from the exons ATGGAGGTGTCTCACAGcctcttcctgctgcagcagctcaacGTTCAGAGAGAGTTCGGCTTCCTGTGCGACTGCACCGTGGCTATCGGCAACGTCTACTTCAAAGCTCACCGAGCTGTGCTGGCCGCCTTCTCCAACTACTTCAAGATGATCTTCATCCACCAGTCAAG TGAGTGTATAAAGATCCAGCCCACAGACATCCAGCCTGACGTCTTCAGCTACCTGCTGCACATCATGTACACTGGCATGTGTCCCAAACAGCCAGTGGACCAGAGCCGGTTGCAAGATGGCATCAAGTTCCTTCACGCCTACCAGCTGTGCCGGAAACCAGACGAAGGCGCAGTAGACGCCACCACTGACGTGGTCCGTATGTCCAACCTGTACGGAATTCAGATCTCGTCCCAGCTGGCCAACAAGGATGTGCCCAAGACCACCACAGTGTCCCGAGGGGCCCCAGAGGACGGACGCTCCTCATTCCGGGGGACACGGTCTCACTCACAACTGTCCCTCACTGTTGGACTGGAGGGGGTGCCTTCAGATCGCCAAGCTTCGGCTCTTCGCAACGTCTGCTCTGTGGCGTCTGGAGACGATTCCGACATTTCGTCTCGAATCAAGCAGGAGCGGgtagaggagcaggaggggcaggacggggagggagaggagggggcagGACCAGGATTCCTGTCTCCAGGCCAGGGCAGCAGTCCCAGTCTCCTGTTTAAAGACCGGCCCCTGGTCCTGCTGTGTCCCAGCTGTGGAGAGCGCTGCTTGTCCCCCGAGGGCCTCCGCGAGCATCTATTCAGCCACGCCCTTGAGCCTTCCCACCTGATGGAGGGGCTTTCGCACAGGAGACAACTGAACACCAGTGTCGAAGAAAGGCCACGGGGGGGCCAGGAACAGCTGGAGGCTGGATGTCTGGAGGAGGCCCTGAGGCAGAGCCAGGCGCTGGCCAATCAGTTGGCTGCTGAGCTGAGGAGGAGtcgaggggggggaggggggagcagCCCCACCCCCGCCGCCCTGCACTCCCGTAAACGTAAGATCACCTGCGCCGTCTGCAGCCTGCGCTTCTCCCACAAAAGCCAGCTGCAGGAGCACATGTACACCCACACCGGCAAACCGTCCCGCTACCACCGCTACAACCGCCTCTGCAGCCAGCTCTTCCAGGCCTCCGCCCACTTCTGTGAGGGCGCTGCAGAGCCCGGGGGAGGAGGCGGGGcgccacctgctgctgctgctcctgaggAGGCAAACAGAGACACTCAGGACAATGGCAGCTCCTGCTACTCCCTGGACTCTGAGATCTCTCAGGAGAGCGTGGATGGCGTGCCCGTggagtga